One Burkholderia gladioli genomic window, CGACGGAGAAGCGCTGCCCCCGCTGCAGGAATAAACGCTTTCCTTCGATACGACGCGGTGCGCGATGTGCCGCGTCGGTCACATTTCCGGAAAATCGCCGGGCCCGCGTTTTCATCGCGGGGCTTCGCGATGCCTGCCGAAAACCCGCGATTTTCTCGCGCGATCGGCCGATCCACCTGGAATTGCCGGAGCACGAAACTTCCCGATTAAACGTTTCCCTCGCCGCACCGATTCACTTTCGTAAGCTGGATCGAATCGCGCGCACCAGCCGATCGTCATGTCGATACGATTGGCGCATGGCCTCATGCCATCCTATTTCACATTTCGCTTGGTCCGAAACTGTTAAATTCCGGACTTCGCCTGTCGATCCGTCCGAGTACGACGTGCAGTCCGACGCCGTGCCGAGTTTCCGCACCTGCCATGTCCGCCGTCACCGTTGCTCTGGCTACTACCGCACTGTTCGGGCTCCTGACGCTCGTGCTGCTCGGCTCTCTGGCTCGTACCCAGGCGGCGGGCGTGCGCGAATGGTTTGCCGCGAACGTGATGCTGTCGGTGTCGCTGGCGCTGATTCTCGCGCGCGGCCTGGTGCCGGACCTGCTGTCGATCGTGATCGCCAATGGCTTGCTGCTGCTCTCGGGCGTGACGCTCTACGCCGGCTACGCGCGCTTCCTGAAGATTCCCCCGCATTGGCCCTGGCTCGCGTTGCTCACCGCGCTGACGCTGCCGGCACTGACCTACTGGCGTTACGCGGTCGACAGCCTGCCGATGCGCGTGGCGATCACGGCGCTGTTCAGCGGCGCGGTGTGCATCGCGATTGCCGCCGTGGTGCTGCTGCGACGACGAACCGGTCAGTCGCGCTATCCCTACCTGGCCGCCGCCGCGCTCGCGATCATCTTCGCGCTGAGCCAGCTCGCGCGCGGCGCCGGTTTCGTGCTGCTGCCCGAGGCCATGCAGGCGAGCCAGCTCGCGGCCACCGCCAATGTGTTGCTGCTGGGCGTGGGCGCGGCGATCATGCCGGTGATGTCGATGTGCGCGATCCTGCTGGTGCACGATTCGCTGCAGCGCGAGGCGCGCCAGGTGATCGACCATGATTTCCTGACCGGCGCGCTGTCGCGACAGCGCTTCGAGTTCGTCGCGCGGGCGCGCGTCGAGGATGCCGAGCTCAACGGCAAGCCGCTCTCGCTGCTGCTGGTCGACCTCGACCACTTCAAGTCCATCAACGATACCTACGGCCATGCCGGCGGTGACAACGTGCTGCGCGAATTCACCGACCTGATGCGCAGCCGGCTGCGCGGCGGCGATGCGCTCGGGCGTCTGGGCGGCGAGGAGTTCGCGATCCTGCTGCCGAATACCACGCTGGCCGATGCCTACCGCATCGCCGAGCGCCTGCGCGACGAGGTGAGTCGGCACGAAGTGGTGACCACCACCGGCCTCTGTTCGTACAGCACCAGCGGCGGCCTGGCCAGCCGCCAGCCCGGCGAAACGCTCGAACAACTGGCGGCGCGTGCCGACCAGGCGCTCTACGACGCCAAGGTGGCGGGACGCAACCGCGTCTGTCTGCACTCGGGACGCGTGCAGACGAACATGCTGGTCGAGCAGGACTGAGGCGCCGCGCGCGGGAAGGAATCCGAAAGGAAGGGGCGGTGCTGCAAGACGGCGGGGCGGCCCGTGTCGGGCGCGCCCCGCGCTAGGATGGGAGACTCAGGGCAGCGAGATCGTCAGGTTGGCCGATTCCGGCCCGACCTTGATGATCTGCGAATAGGGCGCCAGCGCCTTCAGCGTGTGATCGCGCAGATAGGCGTTGAGCCCCACGAAGGCCAGCAGGCCGACCAGCGCGAACACGGCGCCGATCGCCCACAGCGGCACCTCGCGCTTGAGGCGGTGCGCGATCTGGTCGGGCAGCGCCCAATGCGGCGCGAAAGGCGCGCGCTTGCCCTTCATCTGGGCGATCTCGTCGCCGATCCGCGCGGTCAGGTAGGCGAGCTTCTCCGGTCCCTCGAGCAGGTACTTGCCCTGGAAGCCCAGCAGCAGGCACATGTGGAACACCTCCAGCGACTGCAGGCGCGCCACGCCGTGCGCGCGGCATTCCTCCAGGTACTGGAAGAACTTCTCGCCGGCCAGTTGCTCGCCGAACAGCACCAGCTGCAGCGGGCGGCGCTCCCACTCGGCACGCACCTTGAACTGCGAGGACAGCACCGCCTCGTCGATCGCCGCGCAGAACGCGAACTTGGCGGCGTAGACGTCGTCGGCGCCGGCATTGAGCTTCTTCGCGCCGCGCTCGAAATCGGCCAGGAATTCCTGGATTCGCGTGCGGAACTCGTTCGCTTCGCCGGGCTCGCGACCGTTCTTCAGCAGGAACATCATGAAGAAGCCGTCATAGAGCAGGTCGAGCAGCGAGCGCGCCTGGAAGCTGGCGTCGGTCGACGAGGCCGAATGCGGGGCGGGGGGCGGCGTGGTGCCGCCGAACAGGGAGGGCGCGTAGCTCATGATGTGACGGCGATCAGTTCGAATTTGAGGTCGTTGATGCCCGAGGGCGCGTAGATCATCGCCGATTGCGATTGCAGCATCCGCTCATACAGCGGGCTGCGCGCATCGAGCG contains:
- the icmH gene encoding type IVB secretion system protein IcmH/DotU, with the translated sequence MSYAPSLFGGTTPPPAPHSASSTDASFQARSLLDLLYDGFFMMFLLKNGREPGEANEFRTRIQEFLADFERGAKKLNAGADDVYAAKFAFCAAIDEAVLSSQFKVRAEWERRPLQLVLFGEQLAGEKFFQYLEECRAHGVARLQSLEVFHMCLLLGFQGKYLLEGPEKLAYLTARIGDEIAQMKGKRAPFAPHWALPDQIAHRLKREVPLWAIGAVFALVGLLAFVGLNAYLRDHTLKALAPYSQIIKVGPESANLTISLP
- a CDS encoding GGDEF domain-containing protein, yielding MSAVTVALATTALFGLLTLVLLGSLARTQAAGVREWFAANVMLSVSLALILARGLVPDLLSIVIANGLLLLSGVTLYAGYARFLKIPPHWPWLALLTALTLPALTYWRYAVDSLPMRVAITALFSGAVCIAIAAVVLLRRRTGQSRYPYLAAAALAIIFALSQLARGAGFVLLPEAMQASQLAATANVLLLGVGAAIMPVMSMCAILLVHDSLQREARQVIDHDFLTGALSRQRFEFVARARVEDAELNGKPLSLLLVDLDHFKSINDTYGHAGGDNVLREFTDLMRSRLRGGDALGRLGGEEFAILLPNTTLADAYRIAERLRDEVSRHEVVTTTGLCSYSTSGGLASRQPGETLEQLAARADQALYDAKVAGRNRVCLHSGRVQTNMLVEQD